The Stygiolobus azoricus genome window below encodes:
- a CDS encoding ATP-binding protein → MSNADAIGIVLEGGTPNVVKALIKADHEVKIGEFLIIRDREGRTGLVQVEHYEYGNDFYTESLGIVKSLIDSEVLATVLDKGTYLTVWLRVIKENNAKVQMPGNLVLKFPEIKDINKLDQTQRKFLELLYEEKLEDPRYVKYGRIINTNIPLLLRINALPMHMGIFGETGSGKSYNMRYLIDVFSNIEYDGKHYAIPMIIIDANGDYIDLATLSMKREYINRNGSRQMITRYAFTDIPNAQRFRLDMNLFTPSDIAYMVVTAKYRDTDVSQASLQMNLLEMALNELRDEDYNTLFTEDGFSELQQKVNEIVDERKDELGFTKNTQRALQSALQTFRSKVKEYDLISSDGETFSYDTLDEIFFKHGLVIIDFSADGAPGMDLLTKQIVVGYIARLMLNYLVKKKMNNERRILSLVIEEAQNYIPSENYPVNARLTKDVLATLATQGRKFGASLILISQRPAFVDKVVLSMLNSFIFHRVYHEDVKYIQSVTGGISEYLAKELISLPRGQAIVTGLINSLEIPVRVQIDKKPELESDIGSEGDILEILSG, encoded by the coding sequence ATAATACGAGATAGGGAAGGAAGGACGGGTCTAGTACAAGTAGAACACTACGAATACGGGAACGACTTTTATACAGAATCTTTGGGGATAGTAAAGAGTCTGATAGACAGCGAAGTCCTAGCTACCGTTCTGGACAAGGGTACTTACCTTACAGTGTGGCTAAGAGTAATAAAGGAGAACAACGCCAAGGTTCAAATGCCTGGGAACTTAGTGCTTAAGTTTCCCGAAATAAAAGACATAAATAAACTCGACCAAACACAAAGGAAGTTCCTCGAACTACTTTATGAGGAAAAACTTGAAGACCCTAGGTATGTAAAGTACGGGAGGATAATAAACACTAACATTCCCTTACTCCTCAGAATTAACGCCCTACCGATGCATATGGGCATTTTCGGAGAGACCGGTTCTGGGAAGAGTTATAACATGAGGTATTTAATAGACGTGTTTTCTAACATAGAATATGACGGTAAGCATTACGCAATACCTATGATAATCATAGATGCTAATGGTGACTACATAGACTTAGCTACGCTCTCTATGAAGAGAGAATACATTAACAGAAACGGTTCAAGGCAAATGATTACCCGCTATGCCTTTACCGACATACCTAATGCACAGAGATTCAGGCTCGATATGAACCTCTTTACCCCATCCGATATAGCCTACATGGTCGTAACGGCGAAATATAGGGATACCGACGTATCACAAGCGTCTTTACAAATGAACTTATTAGAAATGGCACTGAACGAGCTTAGGGATGAGGACTACAACACGTTGTTCACAGAGGACGGGTTCTCTGAACTCCAGCAAAAGGTGAATGAAATCGTAGATGAGAGGAAGGACGAATTAGGGTTCACTAAAAACACACAAAGAGCACTACAAAGTGCTTTACAGACCTTCAGGAGCAAAGTTAAGGAGTATGATCTGATCTCGAGTGACGGAGAGACGTTTAGCTACGACACGTTGGATGAGATATTCTTCAAGCATGGGCTCGTAATAATTGACTTTTCAGCTGACGGAGCCCCCGGGATGGATTTATTAACTAAACAAATCGTTGTCGGATACATCGCTAGGTTAATGTTAAACTACTTGGTTAAAAAGAAGATGAATAACGAGAGGAGGATCCTCTCGCTAGTGATCGAAGAGGCACAGAACTACATACCTAGTGAAAATTACCCAGTCAATGCCAGGCTAACTAAGGACGTTTTAGCTACTTTAGCCACTCAAGGTAGGAAGTTTGGAGCTTCGTTGATACTTATAAGTCAGAGACCTGCTTTCGTTGACAAAGTAGTGCTTTCGATGCTGAACTCTTTCATCTTTCACAGGGTATATCACGAAGACGTGAAATACATACAGTCAGTTACTGGAGGGATTTCCGAATACTTAGCTAAAGAGCTCATATCATTACCTAGGGGTCAGGCAATAGTGACGGGTTTAATAAACTCCCTCGAGATCCCGGTAAGGGTTCAAATAGATAAGAAGCCTGAACTTGAGTCAGATATAGGTTCTGAAGGTGATATTTTAGAAATCCTCTCAGGGTGA